In one window of Chitinophagales bacterium DNA:
- a CDS encoding O-acetylhomoserine aminocarboxypropyltransferase/cysteine synthase, producing the protein MSKQHRFETLQLHAGQQIDPTTKSRAVPIYQTTSYGFDNAEHAANLFGLKAFGNIYTRIMNPTSDVFEQRIAALEGGVAALAVASGQAAQFIALNNILQAGDNFITTSYLYGGTYNQFKVAFKRLGIDARFANGDDVESFVPLIDKNTKAIYLETIGNPRLNIPDFEKFAQLAKEYDLPLVVDNTFGAGGYLFRPIEWGANVVVASATKWIGGHGTSIGGVIIDGGNYNWGNGKFPQFSEPAEGYHGLKFSEVFGENNPLGLPNIQFAIRARVEGLRDFGASQSPFNSFLLLQGLETLSLRVQRHVDNALALAQWLEQHPLVEFVLYPGLKSNAYHELAKKYLSNGFGGVLQFGIKGGKEKAAKFIDALQLVSHLANVGDAKTLAIHPASTTHEQLSAAEQEAAGVAPNQIRVSVGIEHIEDIKADFEQAFEKVFVPASVLN; encoded by the coding sequence ATGAGCAAGCAACACCGTTTTGAAACCCTGCAACTGCACGCAGGCCAACAAATTGATCCAACCACCAAGAGCCGTGCAGTACCCATTTACCAAACCACTTCTTACGGATTCGATAATGCTGAACATGCAGCCAATCTGTTTGGCCTGAAAGCATTTGGCAATATCTATACCCGCATCATGAACCCAACTTCTGATGTGTTTGAGCAACGCATCGCAGCACTGGAAGGTGGCGTAGCTGCATTGGCTGTTGCATCCGGACAAGCAGCACAGTTTATTGCACTGAATAATATTTTGCAAGCAGGTGATAATTTCATCACCACATCTTATCTCTACGGCGGCACGTACAATCAGTTTAAAGTCGCATTCAAAAGACTGGGTATTGATGCACGCTTTGCCAATGGCGATGATGTAGAAAGCTTTGTGCCATTGATCGACAAAAACACCAAAGCCATCTATCTGGAAACAATCGGCAACCCAAGATTGAATATTCCCGACTTTGAAAAATTTGCCCAGCTGGCTAAAGAATATGATCTGCCATTGGTGGTGGACAATACTTTCGGCGCAGGTGGTTATCTCTTCCGTCCGATTGAATGGGGCGCTAATGTAGTTGTTGCATCTGCCACTAAATGGATTGGCGGCCACGGCACCAGCATTGGCGGTGTGATCATTGACGGCGGTAATTACAACTGGGGGAATGGCAAGTTTCCACAATTCAGTGAACCAGCAGAAGGTTATCATGGATTGAAGTTTAGCGAAGTGTTTGGTGAGAACAATCCACTGGGCCTGCCCAATATTCAATTCGCCATTCGTGCAAGAGTAGAAGGCTTACGTGATTTCGGTGCTTCACAAAGTCCGTTCAACTCTTTCTTGTTATTGCAAGGATTAGAAACGCTTTCACTGCGTGTGCAACGCCATGTTGACAATGCATTGGCTTTGGCACAATGGCTGGAGCAACATCCTTTAGTGGAGTTTGTACTCTATCCCGGTCTCAAGAGCAATGCATACCATGAACTGGCTAAGAAATACCTGAGCAATGGTTTTGGCGGTGTGCTGCAATTCGGCATCAAGGGTGGCAAAGAAAAAGCAGCCAAGTTTATTGATGCACTGCAATTGGTGAGTCATCTCGCTAACGTAGGTGATGCCAAGACATTGGCGATACACCCCGCTTCTACTACACACGAACAATTGAGTGCCGCTGAGCAGGAAGCTGCAGGTGTTGCACCTAATCAAATTCGTGTAAGCGTAGGCATTGAACACATCGAAGACATCAAAGCTGATTTTGAACAAGCTTTTGAAAAAGTATTTGTACCAGCTTCTGTACTGAACTAA
- the dnaA gene encoding chromosomal replication initiator protein DnaA has translation MAKTAESVWNNCLKIIKDIVEWQHFKTWFEPITPVELKNNVLMIQVPSQFFYEYLEEHYVTLLAKTLKRELGKEARLEYRIMVDSGNRNGSVDLPAGNIKTYSNNEMNFPLVIENPVRNPFVIPGLKKMQIDPQLNHNYTFDAFIEGDCNRVARRAGKTVAEKPGANSFNPLVVYGGVGLGKTHLAQAIGNEVKRLHPNKVVLYVSSEKFINQFQDHSRNNAINDFIHFYQLIDVLIIDDVQFFNRAEKSQDAFFAIFNHLHQSGKQLVLTSDKPPKDLDGLQERLLSRFRWGLSADLQVPDYETRIEILERKMKNDGLDMPKEVVKYVAYNINTNVRELEGALISLLAQSSLNKKDIDLELAKKVLRNFVKTSSKEITIEAIQKMVCEYFDVPYEKLLHKTRKREIVQARQITMFLAKAFTKNSLKTIGEHFGGRDHTTVIHSCQTVKDLMDTDSIFRENVMELTQKVQLAAM, from the coding sequence ATGGCTAAAACTGCTGAATCTGTCTGGAATAATTGTTTGAAGATTATCAAAGACATTGTAGAATGGCAACACTTCAAAACATGGTTTGAACCAATCACACCCGTAGAGCTCAAGAACAATGTGTTGATGATTCAGGTGCCGAGCCAATTCTTCTACGAGTACTTGGAAGAGCATTATGTAACACTGCTTGCCAAAACATTGAAAAGAGAGTTGGGTAAAGAAGCCCGTCTGGAATACCGCATCATGGTTGACAGTGGTAACCGTAATGGTTCTGTTGATCTGCCTGCTGGTAATATCAAAACTTATAGCAATAACGAGATGAATTTTCCACTCGTTATTGAAAACCCCGTTCGAAATCCTTTCGTGATTCCCGGTCTGAAGAAAATGCAGATCGATCCACAGCTGAATCACAACTATACATTCGATGCATTTATTGAAGGTGATTGTAACCGTGTTGCCCGCCGTGCCGGTAAAACCGTTGCGGAAAAGCCCGGAGCCAACTCTTTCAACCCACTGGTGGTGTATGGCGGTGTTGGTTTGGGTAAAACCCACTTAGCTCAGGCAATCGGTAATGAAGTAAAGCGCTTACACCCCAATAAGGTGGTATTATATGTAAGCAGTGAGAAATTCATCAACCAGTTTCAGGACCATAGTCGTAATAACGCCATCAACGACTTCATCCATTTCTATCAGCTGATTGATGTACTCATCATTGATGATGTGCAGTTCTTCAATCGTGCTGAGAAATCTCAGGATGCATTCTTCGCCATCTTTAACCACCTGCACCAGAGTGGTAAGCAGTTGGTACTTACTTCAGATAAGCCGCCCAAAGACCTGGATGGTTTACAGGAAAGACTGCTTAGCCGTTTCCGTTGGGGATTGAGTGCTGATCTGCAGGTGCCTGATTACGAAACCAGAATCGAGATTCTTGAGCGTAAGATGAAGAACGATGGCTTGGATATGCCGAAGGAAGTAGTGAAATACGTGGCATATAATATTAATACCAATGTTCGTGAACTGGAAGGTGCGTTGATTTCCCTCTTAGCACAGTCTTCACTGAACAAGAAAGATATTGATCTGGAACTGGCCAAGAAAGTGCTCCGCAATTTTGTGAAGACCAGCAGTAAGGAAATCACCATCGAAGCCATCCAGAAAATGGTTTGCGAATACTTCGATGTGCCTTACGAGAAGCTACTGCACAAAACCCGTAAGCGCGAGATTGTTCAGGCCCGTCAGATTACCATGTTCCTGGCCAAAGCTTTCACCAAAAACTCACTCAAAACCATTGGGGAGCATTTCGGTGGCCGCGACCATACCACGGTAATCCACAGCTGCCAGACGGTAAAAGACCTGATGGATACAGACTCCATCTTCCGCGAAAATGTGATGGAACTAACACAGAAAGTACAGCTCGCGGCGATGTAA
- a CDS encoding DUF3127 domain-containing protein, which translates to MSYEIIGKLVARFDIVQRTETFKTREFVIEKTEDINGRSITNYVKFQCVQDKTAMPDRFNIGDEVKVLFNIKGTKWVKDGRENYITNLDAWRMETVKLGQDAGSDNEYPFPADAPPPGDMVDDLPF; encoded by the coding sequence ATGTCATACGAGATCATCGGTAAACTGGTAGCCAGATTTGATATTGTGCAGCGCACAGAAACCTTCAAAACAAGAGAGTTTGTGATTGAGAAAACTGAAGACATTAACGGTCGCAGTATTACAAACTATGTAAAGTTTCAATGTGTACAAGATAAGACGGCTATGCCCGATCGTTTCAATATTGGCGATGAAGTAAAAGTCTTATTTAATATTAAAGGCACTAAGTGGGTAAAAGATGGTCGTGAGAACTATATCACGAATCTGGACGCCTGGAGAATGGAGACAGTGAAGCTAGGACAAGACGCAGGCAGCGACAATGAATATCCATTTCCAGCAGATGCACCACCACCAGGAGATATGGTAGACGATCTGCCTTTCTAA
- a CDS encoding HAD family phosphatase has product MQAKAFLFDLNGTMIDDMHYHISAWHKILNDLGANITYEESKANCYGKSAELIGRILPGKFTDEEAYQIGFDKEAAYRDMFRPHLKLMPGLDAFLEKAHQAGILMAIGSAGIMPNLTFVTEGLNIGHYFQTLVSADDVVNSKPDPETYLTCAKRLGVQPSECIVFEDALKGVESAQRAGMPCVVITSIHEAAEFAGFDNIIRFIKDYEGLNPMQLS; this is encoded by the coding sequence ATGCAAGCCAAAGCTTTTTTATTTGATCTCAACGGCACCATGATCGATGATATGCATTACCATATCTCGGCCTGGCATAAGATTCTCAATGATCTCGGCGCAAACATTACATACGAAGAATCCAAAGCCAATTGCTACGGGAAGAGTGCTGAGCTCATTGGTAGAATACTGCCTGGTAAATTCACCGATGAAGAAGCTTATCAAATTGGGTTTGATAAGGAAGCCGCTTACAGAGATATGTTTCGGCCACATTTGAAATTAATGCCGGGGCTGGACGCATTTCTTGAAAAAGCGCACCAGGCTGGCATCTTAATGGCGATTGGTTCAGCGGGTATTATGCCCAACCTTACGTTTGTGACAGAAGGACTCAACATCGGCCACTATTTTCAAACCTTAGTGAGTGCTGATGATGTGGTGAACAGTAAGCCCGATCCGGAAACTTATTTGACTTGTGCAAAAAGATTGGGTGTGCAACCAAGTGAGTGTATTGTATTTGAGGATGCTTTAAAGGGTGTGGAATCAGCGCAACGCGCGGGCATGCCCTGTGTGGTCATTACTTCTATTCACGAAGCAGCAGAGTTTGCAGGCTTCGATAATATCATTCGTTTTATCAAAGATTACGAGGGGCTGAATCCTATGCAGCTTTCGTGA
- a CDS encoding homoserine dehydrogenase → MSSNKHLNIGLFGFGVVGEGLYKVLKQTPSLQASIKKVVIKHPDKKRSAPPEIFNTLADDILEDPNINVVVEVIDDAEAAYHIVTKALRNGKAVVSANKKMIAEHLEELLQLQQQYQVPFLYEASVCASIPVIRNLEEYYDNDLLQSVSGIINGSTNFILTKMFQDQVEFVDALLQAQQLGFAESNPSLDVLGIDAVNKHTILVAHAYGILTKPNNILHNGIQNIQLSDAKVAAERDYQIKLIARAGKLKNGKIAAFVLPHFVGKESQLYNVANEYNGVIIESGFADQQFFYGKGAGSFPTASAVLSDIAALRYDYRYEYKKKYYHTPSELSNDFYLKVYVSFDDVKKLQKEDFEWIEEWHSGQERSYLAGVIHFDKLVQHNWWKQHGVSLIVLPEAIIENVELRSVKKRSLELAGIL, encoded by the coding sequence ATGAGCAGCAACAAACATTTGAACATTGGTTTATTTGGCTTTGGCGTAGTAGGTGAAGGCCTCTACAAAGTATTGAAGCAAACACCTTCACTGCAAGCCAGCATCAAAAAAGTAGTGATTAAGCATCCTGACAAAAAGCGTAGCGCCCCACCAGAAATCTTCAACACATTAGCAGACGATATTCTAGAAGATCCGAATATCAATGTGGTGGTGGAAGTAATTGATGATGCAGAAGCAGCATATCATATCGTTACAAAAGCCTTGAGGAATGGCAAAGCTGTGGTGAGCGCCAACAAGAAAATGATTGCCGAGCACCTGGAAGAATTATTGCAATTACAGCAGCAATATCAAGTACCCTTCTTGTATGAAGCTTCTGTATGTGCTTCTATTCCTGTGATTAGAAACCTGGAAGAATATTATGACAATGATCTGCTGCAATCTGTTAGCGGTATCATCAACGGTTCTACCAATTTCATCCTCACTAAAATGTTCCAGGATCAGGTAGAGTTTGTGGATGCCTTACTGCAGGCACAACAACTGGGTTTTGCGGAAAGCAATCCCTCACTAGATGTCTTGGGTATTGATGCAGTAAACAAACACACGATTCTGGTTGCACACGCATATGGTATTCTTACTAAGCCAAATAATATCCTGCACAATGGTATCCAGAATATTCAGTTAAGTGATGCCAAAGTAGCTGCTGAGCGTGATTATCAAATCAAACTGATTGCGCGTGCAGGCAAACTGAAGAATGGGAAGATTGCCGCTTTTGTATTACCGCATTTTGTAGGTAAAGAATCTCAGCTCTATAATGTAGCCAATGAATACAATGGTGTGATCATTGAAAGTGGTTTTGCAGATCAGCAGTTTTTCTATGGCAAGGGTGCGGGCAGCTTCCCTACTGCTTCTGCTGTGCTGAGCGATATTGCCGCATTACGTTACGATTATCGTTATGAATACAAGAAAAAATACTACCACACCCCTTCTGAACTGAGCAATGACTTCTACCTCAAAGTCTATGTAAGCTTTGATGATGTAAAAAAACTGCAGAAGGAAGATTTTGAATGGATAGAAGAGTGGCATAGCGGACAAGAACGCAGTTATCTGGCCGGTGTGATTCATTTCGACAAGCTGGTGCAACACAACTGGTGGAAGCAACATGGCGTTTCGCTAATCGTACTACCTGAAGCCATTATCGAAAATGTTGAATTGCGTTCAGTTAAGAAGCGCAGTTTAGAACTGGCAGGAATTCTTTAA
- the metX gene encoding homoserine O-acetyltransferase, with protein MAIYQHTADFTLESGKVIPGYHLAYNTWGKLNAQKSNAVWVFHALTANANATDWWSGLVGEGKLFDPAQYFIVCVNMPGSHYGSISPLDREDWYAIFPWFTVQDMVRAYQPLRKALGIEKIHIGIGGSMGGQQLLEWAVAEPALFEYIIPIATNAQHSSWGIAFNESQRWAIENDPTWKQTNPQAGIEGMKLARSVALISYRNYTTYTTFQQASNDDPFTQQRDAASYQRYQGEKLAQRFNAYSYYFLSKGMDSQHVGRNRGGVRKALSGVQAKALCVGISSDILFPPSEQRILARWIPDATYEEIHSVYGHDGFLLEYEQLEIIIRNYLKKTFIPNDLETEIFN; from the coding sequence ATGGCCATCTATCAACATACAGCAGATTTTACTTTGGAAAGCGGCAAGGTGATACCCGGTTATCACCTTGCTTACAATACCTGGGGAAAACTCAATGCACAAAAGAGCAATGCAGTCTGGGTGTTTCATGCACTTACCGCTAACGCGAATGCCACCGATTGGTGGAGCGGCTTAGTAGGTGAAGGCAAGCTCTTTGACCCTGCACAATATTTCATTGTTTGTGTGAACATGCCCGGCAGTCATTATGGTAGCATCAGTCCGCTCGACCGTGAAGATTGGTATGCTATTTTCCCTTGGTTCACCGTTCAGGATATGGTGCGTGCCTATCAACCATTGCGCAAAGCTTTGGGTATTGAAAAGATTCATATTGGCATTGGCGGTTCTATGGGCGGACAGCAATTACTGGAATGGGCTGTAGCAGAACCGGCATTGTTTGAATACATTATTCCTATTGCGACCAATGCACAACATTCCTCTTGGGGCATTGCTTTCAATGAAAGCCAAAGATGGGCCATCGAAAATGATCCCACTTGGAAACAAACAAATCCGCAAGCAGGTATTGAAGGCATGAAACTGGCACGCAGTGTGGCATTAATCAGTTATAGAAACTATACGACCTATACCACTTTTCAGCAAGCATCAAACGATGATCCATTTACACAGCAGCGTGATGCAGCCAGCTATCAGCGCTATCAGGGCGAGAAACTGGCACAACGTTTCAATGCTTACAGCTATTACTTTCTGAGTAAGGGCATGGATAGTCAGCATGTAGGCAGAAACAGAGGTGGTGTACGCAAAGCATTAAGTGGTGTACAAGCAAAAGCATTGTGTGTGGGTATTTCATCAGATATCTTATTCCCGCCATCAGAGCAAAGAATATTGGCACGATGGATACCTGATGCTACTTACGAAGAAATTCACTCTGTATATGGACATGATGGTTTCTTACTAGAGTATGAACAATTAGAAATCATTATCCGCAATTACCTCAAGAAAACATTTATTCCGAACGATCTCGAAACGGAGATATTCAATTAA
- a CDS encoding FAD-dependent monooxygenase has translation MPTQLSFKLKPAEAADNDLLRSYIAAHAGVPEAQVNGFYRLKQSIDARSRQQVWVNLTLEAFINETPNGRNIQKGVFQSVQQAKHRVIIIGAGPAGLFAALRLIELGIQPILLERGKDVRARRRDLAALNKEGVVNPESNYCFGEGGAGTYSDGKLYTRSNKRGDINRILHRFVEFGAEEKIIYEAHPHIGTNKLPHIITAMRECIIAMGGQCLFEKKVTQLILEKDTIKGVSTADGDSLMADAVILATGHSARDIFRMLRDQGLLIEAKPFALGVRIEHPQALIDSIQYHCAIRDEYLPPASYGLVEQVQERGVFSFCMCPGGIIAPAATNPEELVVNGWSPSKRNNAFANSGMVAEVSAADALRYLKQQQQKASADDPLLLMQFQEAVERKAFAAGGGKFVAPAQRMADFCDRRTSTTLPDCSYLPGLNSADLSQVLPDFIFKSLQGGFRAFGKKMRGYLTNDAVVVATESRTSSPVRIPRNPDNLQHPQIKGFYPCGEGAGYAGGIVSAAMDGEKVANQLAAVLHP, from the coding sequence ATGCCTACACAGCTTAGTTTCAAACTCAAACCGGCAGAAGCTGCCGATAATGATCTGCTCCGCAGTTATATTGCTGCGCATGCTGGTGTACCCGAAGCACAAGTAAATGGCTTTTACAGGCTCAAACAATCGATAGATGCCAGAAGTCGCCAACAGGTGTGGGTGAATCTGACTCTGGAAGCATTCATCAATGAAACGCCTAACGGCAGAAACATCCAAAAAGGAGTTTTTCAATCTGTACAGCAAGCCAAGCACCGGGTTATTATTATTGGCGCCGGACCAGCAGGTTTGTTCGCAGCACTCAGACTGATAGAATTGGGCATTCAACCCATTCTCCTGGAAAGAGGTAAAGATGTTCGTGCCCGCAGAAGGGACCTGGCTGCCTTAAATAAAGAAGGCGTCGTTAACCCGGAAAGCAATTATTGCTTTGGTGAAGGCGGCGCAGGCACGTACAGTGATGGTAAGCTCTATACCCGCAGCAATAAGCGTGGCGACATCAACCGTATTCTGCATCGCTTTGTGGAATTTGGTGCTGAGGAGAAAATCATCTACGAAGCACATCCGCATATTGGCACGAATAAACTGCCCCATATCATTACCGCTATGCGGGAATGCATTATCGCCATGGGCGGACAATGTTTGTTTGAAAAGAAAGTAACGCAACTGATTCTTGAAAAGGATACCATTAAAGGTGTCTCCACTGCTGATGGCGATAGCTTAATGGCTGATGCAGTGATACTGGCTACCGGGCATTCAGCCCGAGATATTTTCCGCATGCTGCGTGATCAGGGCTTGCTGATAGAAGCCAAGCCATTTGCATTGGGTGTGCGCATCGAACATCCGCAGGCATTGATTGATTCTATTCAATACCATTGCGCCATCAGGGATGAATACCTACCACCTGCTTCTTACGGATTGGTAGAGCAAGTGCAGGAAAGAGGTGTCTTCAGTTTCTGTATGTGTCCGGGCGGCATCATCGCGCCAGCCGCAACCAACCCCGAAGAATTGGTGGTGAACGGCTGGAGCCCAAGTAAACGCAACAATGCTTTTGCCAATAGCGGCATGGTGGCGGAAGTAAGTGCAGCAGATGCATTACGCTACTTGAAACAACAGCAACAAAAAGCCAGTGCTGACGACCCCTTATTATTGATGCAGTTTCAGGAAGCCGTAGAAAGAAAAGCATTTGCAGCAGGCGGAGGAAAATTTGTAGCACCAGCACAACGCATGGCAGATTTCTGTGATAGAAGAACCAGCACTACCCTGCCCGACTGCAGTTATCTGCCCGGCTTGAATAGTGCTGACTTATCGCAAGTATTACCCGACTTTATATTCAAAAGCCTACAAGGAGGCTTCCGTGCATTTGGTAAAAAGATGCGCGGGTATCTCACCAATGATGCAGTAGTAGTAGCAACAGAGAGCAGAACTTCTTCACCGGTGCGGATTCCCAGAAACCCTGATAATCTCCAACATCCGCAAATCAAAGGGTTCTACCCTTGCGGGGAAGGTGCCGGCTATGCAGGGGGTATTGTCAGCGCTGCGATGGACGGAGAAAAAGTTGCCAATCAATTGGCCGCAGTTTTACATCCCTGA
- a CDS encoding phosphatase PAP2 family protein encodes MQELHYKPCIAACIITSLTGLALIINSMVYGKIPLFLLLNGDGGPWMDLFFHYWTYAGDGIWWLILLPLVWRFKKSLLPLYIAAFAFSTLFTQVPKKLIFPEMARPTKAIADLSQVHTVTSVELHHTNSFPSGHTATAFTLFLLAVLFFPRRRTVVIGFILAALVAYSRVYLAQHFPLDLGSGMLAAVLAVFCSVQVQRRLFTKAA; translated from the coding sequence ATGCAGGAACTCCATTACAAGCCATGTATTGCTGCTTGTATTATCACAAGTTTAACCGGACTGGCCTTGATCATCAATTCCATGGTCTATGGTAAGATTCCATTATTCCTTCTCCTGAATGGCGATGGCGGCCCTTGGATGGATCTGTTTTTTCATTACTGGACTTATGCAGGTGATGGCATCTGGTGGCTCATTTTACTGCCTTTGGTGTGGCGTTTCAAGAAAAGCTTATTACCACTCTATATTGCGGCTTTTGCTTTTTCAACCCTCTTTACGCAAGTGCCTAAGAAACTCATCTTTCCTGAAATGGCAAGACCGACCAAAGCCATTGCAGATTTGAGTCAGGTGCACACAGTAACCAGTGTTGAATTGCATCATACCAATAGCTTCCCTTCAGGACATACGGCTACCGCGTTTACCCTTTTTCTTTTAGCGGTACTTTTCTTTCCCCGTAGAAGAACTGTAGTAATTGGATTTATACTCGCAGCATTGGTAGCTTATTCCAGAGTCTATCTGGCGCAGCATTTTCCATTAGACCTTGGCTCCGGTATGCTGGCCGCGGTACTAGCTGTATTTTGTTCGGTACAGGTGCAGAGAAGATTGTTCACGAAAGCTGCATAG